Proteins co-encoded in one Methylobacterium sp. WL1 genomic window:
- a CDS encoding 2-hydroxycarboxylate transporter family protein, with product MTSSASTSPVPTPLNERRAARFWPEGWWRLVDMKIGIIPLPLYVIVAILLVVLVQEGEVKPDGPTMIAVLVMGGFTCAEIGKRIPILRNIGAGAIFATFIPSALVYYKLVPPQMEKAIFDFTKFTNFLYIYIATIIVGSILGMDRDVLIKGFLKIFAPLAVGSVAAAIVGTLVGTALGLGPYKTFFFIVVPIMAGGVGEGAIPLSIGYAAILGQQQGVVFAQVLPPVMLGSLTAIIFAGTLNYVGKRYPHLTGEGRLQPGAEGMESSDAQARSEAARGQIDAATIGAAGLTAITLYLLGVVAHHLVGLPAPVAMLFLAVFAKLGSAVSPHLQAGGFVVYKFVQVSMTYPLLFAIGVALTPWNELMAAFTLVNLITIVSTVSTLMVTGFFVGRALGMYPIETAIVNACHSGQGGTGDVAILTAANRMALMPFAQIATRIGGALTVTGTIIAMKWIGA from the coding sequence ATGACCAGTAGCGCCTCGACGAGTCCCGTGCCGACGCCGCTCAACGAGCGCCGCGCAGCACGGTTCTGGCCCGAGGGCTGGTGGCGCCTGGTCGACATGAAGATCGGCATCATTCCACTGCCGCTCTACGTCATCGTGGCGATCCTGCTGGTGGTCCTGGTCCAGGAGGGCGAGGTCAAGCCGGACGGGCCGACCATGATCGCCGTCCTGGTGATGGGCGGCTTCACCTGCGCCGAGATCGGCAAGCGCATCCCCATCCTGCGCAACATCGGCGCGGGCGCGATCTTCGCGACCTTCATCCCGTCGGCGCTCGTCTACTACAAGCTGGTGCCGCCCCAGATGGAGAAGGCGATCTTCGATTTCACGAAGTTCACCAACTTCCTCTACATCTACATCGCCACGATCATCGTCGGCTCGATCCTGGGCATGGATCGCGACGTCCTGATCAAGGGCTTCCTCAAGATCTTCGCACCCCTCGCGGTGGGCTCGGTGGCGGCCGCCATCGTCGGCACCCTGGTCGGCACCGCGCTCGGGCTCGGCCCCTACAAGACCTTCTTCTTCATCGTCGTGCCGATCATGGCCGGCGGCGTCGGCGAGGGCGCGATCCCGCTCTCCATCGGCTACGCGGCGATCCTGGGCCAGCAGCAGGGCGTCGTGTTCGCCCAGGTGCTGCCGCCGGTGATGCTCGGCTCGCTCACCGCGATCATCTTCGCTGGCACCCTCAACTATGTCGGCAAGCGCTATCCCCACCTCACCGGCGAGGGCCGGCTCCAGCCGGGCGCGGAGGGCATGGAATCCAGCGACGCCCAGGCCCGCTCCGAGGCGGCCCGCGGCCAGATCGACGCTGCCACGATCGGCGCGGCCGGGCTCACGGCCATCACCCTCTACCTGCTCGGGGTCGTAGCCCACCACCTCGTCGGCCTGCCGGCGCCGGTGGCGATGCTGTTCCTGGCGGTGTTCGCCAAGCTCGGCAGCGCCGTGTCGCCCCATCTCCAGGCTGGCGGCTTCGTGGTGTACAAGTTCGTGCAGGTCTCGATGACCTACCCGCTGCTCTTCGCCATCGGGGTGGCGCTGACCCCGTGGAACGAGCTGATGGCGGCGTTCACCCTGGTGAACCTGATCACCATCGTGTCGACGGTGTCCACGCTGATGGTCACCGGCTTCTTCGTCGGCCGCGCCCTCGGGATGTACCCGATCGAGACCGCGATCGTGAACGCCTGCCACAGCGGCCAGGGCGGCACCGGCGACGTGGCGATCCTCACGGCGGCCAACCGCATGGCGCTGATGCCGTTCGCCCAGATCGCCACCCGGATCGGCGGCGCCCTGACCGTCACCGGGACGATCATCGCGATGAAATGGATCGGCGCGTGA
- a CDS encoding porin — translation MTLLNRFLLGSATAFVAVGSAHAADLPIKKAAPIEYVRVCSAFGAGFFYIADTDTCLRISGRARFEGAYQTSSSRQPGAVGETSGYRGLARFNLDARTQTAYGALRAFVRLDAASRTGVIHSGTMLRIGQAYGATGVDERGQAQQYVNVDKAFIQFAGLTAGRASSFYDFYAHDFEMYGATSGSDNSSTNLLAYTATLSNGVTATLSVEDPVFTRSPVFSPTATAVAPVFVGYTGGRPSRYGNVDAVQRSRLPDFVGALRVDQAWGSAQISAATHEINVGNLSTNPAAGAGGVLTGIRHANSVQGWGVQGGVKINLPAIAPGDTLYLQGAYANGAQSYAGYCMVAGCYAQSNTGFDTQKFEQYFADASVNPFTGQLQTSTSFSAVASYLHYWSPEWRSALFGSYGEQDFSASARLAQGALFSLVNPSGNSFGTNGVGVPGTRFYQLSQALRDTYQYVVGGSLIWSPVLDLDIGVEAFYTQMGVRNGRVIDLDKGPGAYANVAAINAGTFVPRTATQDSMTHVRFRVQRDF, via the coding sequence ATGACTTTATTGAACCGTTTCTTGCTCGGATCCGCGACCGCGTTCGTCGCAGTTGGTTCCGCCCACGCTGCCGACCTTCCGATCAAGAAGGCGGCGCCGATCGAGTACGTCCGCGTCTGCTCCGCCTTCGGGGCCGGCTTCTTCTACATCGCTGACACCGACACCTGCCTGCGCATCTCGGGCCGCGCCCGGTTCGAGGGTGCGTACCAGACCTCGTCCAGCCGCCAGCCGGGCGCTGTCGGCGAGACGTCGGGCTATCGCGGGTTGGCGCGCTTCAACCTGGATGCCCGCACCCAGACGGCCTACGGCGCCCTGCGCGCCTTCGTGCGCCTGGATGCCGCCTCCCGCACGGGCGTCATCCATTCCGGCACCATGCTGCGCATCGGCCAGGCCTACGGCGCCACCGGTGTCGACGAGCGGGGCCAGGCGCAGCAATACGTGAACGTCGACAAGGCGTTCATCCAGTTCGCCGGCCTCACCGCCGGTCGCGCGTCGTCGTTCTACGACTTCTACGCCCACGATTTCGAGATGTACGGCGCGACGTCCGGCTCCGACAATTCCTCGACCAACCTGCTCGCCTACACGGCCACCTTGAGCAACGGCGTCACGGCGACCCTGTCGGTGGAAGACCCGGTCTTCACCCGCTCTCCGGTCTTCTCACCGACTGCGACCGCGGTCGCGCCCGTCTTCGTCGGCTACACCGGCGGCCGGCCGTCGCGCTACGGCAACGTCGACGCCGTCCAGCGCTCGCGGCTGCCCGATTTCGTCGGCGCCCTGCGGGTCGATCAGGCCTGGGGCTCCGCCCAGATCTCGGCCGCCACGCACGAGATCAACGTCGGCAACCTCAGCACCAACCCGGCCGCGGGAGCGGGCGGCGTTCTCACCGGGATCCGGCATGCCAATTCGGTCCAGGGTTGGGGCGTGCAGGGCGGCGTGAAGATCAACCTGCCGGCGATTGCCCCGGGGGATACCCTCTACCTGCAGGGGGCCTACGCCAACGGCGCACAGAGCTATGCCGGCTATTGCATGGTCGCCGGCTGCTACGCGCAGTCCAACACCGGCTTCGATACGCAGAAGTTCGAGCAGTACTTCGCCGACGCGTCGGTCAACCCGTTCACCGGCCAGCTCCAGACTTCGACCAGCTTCTCGGCGGTGGCGTCGTACCTGCACTACTGGTCGCCGGAATGGCGCTCGGCCCTCTTCGGCTCATACGGCGAGCAGGATTTCTCGGCCAGTGCCCGCCTGGCCCAGGGCGCCCTGTTCAGCCTGGTGAACCCGAGCGGCAACAGCTTCGGGACCAATGGCGTCGGCGTCCCCGGCACCCGGTTCTACCAGCTGAGCCAAGCCCTGCGGGACACTTACCAGTACGTGGTCGGCGGCAGCCTGATCTGGTCGCCGGTGCTCGATCTCGATATCGGTGTCGAGGCCTTCTACACCCAGATGGGTGTCAGGAACGGCCGCGTGATCGACCTCGACAAGGGCCCGGGTGCCTACGCGAACGTCGCCGCCATCAACGCCGGCACGTTCGTGCCGCGCACCGCGACGCAGGATTCGATGACGCACGTCCGCTTCCGCGTGCAGCGCGACTTCTGA